The following proteins are encoded in a genomic region of Trichoplusia ni isolate ovarian cell line Hi5 chromosome 18, tn1, whole genome shotgun sequence:
- the LOC113502872 gene encoding LOW QUALITY PROTEIN: egalitarian protein homolog (The sequence of the model RefSeq protein was modified relative to this genomic sequence to represent the inferred CDS: inserted 7 bases in 6 codons; deleted 1 base in 1 codon): MESMEYELARNLTLLFFVERLLDXGEPRTLHDLSCQFGAKGFTKEMRQIAGGSQSGLKKFLAQYPALFSIDGDYVDINTFQKHPSGAGASSNNDYIEEAKEYFAGKMVQYGEGTEVPIKSLLGHRSQAXPQVRHISGQRIKEFKDFLLKHPDTFQIIDDNVVLVSENHRRGNAHTNSEQFHNLPVANINTDTAQQLLDYVAQCIEAKGPVMVDQLFHLIVSRFPQEYWYQMFKSPADLSAFLKIFSDSFHVQSNLVTLISKPKIPVMYLNAKAKAKTDIPKPVVEEKPVSPIPPTVESPTPSDGKKSPANRILSPIESPRGPQGNIANQTLKQRINSIVIKNLAENMVRDRVNNHLNARSAEETNGTPSLRNNVMGEAWRQKVLQCTTVIANVRECATLIESIMAPKRNTKSIVSFDCEGINLGLKGVLTLCQIATMNGEVYILDIMACPNMVIEGKIKDLLESENVVKIIHDCRNDSVNLHNQFEIXLKNVFDTQAAHAVLQLQQQGVPVYKVKNLSLNALCELYNAPMNPMKEQLKNVYRRDQRYWARRPLTKDMIIYSASDVLSLVNPAIYAYMSSNIRPDNQQLFEELSNEQVFMHIQPTEVKLRKRQRKINTEVGELKQKLAETTKNIVLSNREIRLLRYIELTEEEKEKXKGCHKISKKLEKLEAIGHDKDSDSDDDERENEMASLESNPSDPIMSPHSTQPPSLTESMQMMDEILSDTNMDKVXKINRLEAILSAVAPLSGELEDKFSQTMEQTLPLLKNKDWSNLSQILNLGGEPDRKSCSCRCHNTTYDDVKCNDLNETKKAEVGSQTLSTGTSXITRIHFREEDKLNERILNASPLSKRVGINNMS, encoded by the exons GATGCGACAGATCGCTGGCGGGTCGCAGTCGGGCTTAAAGAAGTTCCTGGCTCAGTACCCGGCGTTGTTCAGCATAGACGGGGACTATGTTGATATCAACACGTTCCAGAAGCATCCCAGCGGGGCGGGCGCCTCGTCCAACAATGACTACATCGAGGAGGCGAAGGAGTACTTTGCCGGCAAGATGGTCCAGTACGGCGAGGGGACCGAGGTGCCCATCAAGAGCCTGCTCGGGCACCGCAGCCAGG TCCCGCAGGTGCGTCACATCTCCGGCCAGCGCATCAAGGAGTTCAAGGACTTCCTGCTCAAGCATCCAGACACCTTCCAGATCATCGATGACAACGTCGTTCTAGTCAGTGAGAATCATAGGAGAGGTAACGCACACACTAACTCTGAACAATTCCACAATCTACCTGTAGCTAATATTAACACAGACACTGCCCAACAGTTGTTAGATTATGTTGCACAGTGCATAGAAGCTAAGGGGCCTGTCATGGTTGACCAACTCTTCCACTTGATTGTGTCCAGATTTCCCCAAGAATACTGGTACCAAATGTTTAAGTCACCAGCTGACCTGAGTGCCTTCTTAAAGATATTTTCAGACTCATTCCATGTTCAATCGAATTTGGTAACCCTTATAAGCAAACCAAAGATACCTGTCATGTATCTGAATGCGAAAGCTAAAGCCAAGACTGATATACCAAAACCTGTGGTTGAGGAGAAACCTGTGTCCCCAATCCCACCCACAGTAGAAAGTCCTACTCCATCAGATGGTAAGAAGAGCCCCGCAAACAGAATACTCAGTCCCATTGAATCTCCTCGTGGTCCACAGGGCAATATTGCCAACCAGACTCTAAAGCAAAGAATCAATTCCATAGTAATTAAGAATTTGGCAGAGAATATGGTCAGAGATAGAGTAAATAATCATTTGAATGCTCGGAGTGCAGAGGAGACCAATGGGACTCCAAGCTTAAGGAACAATGTGATGGGTGAAGCTTGGCGACAAAAGGTGCTCCAGTGCACAACTGTCATAGCTAATGTAAGAGAATGTGCCACATTGATTGAAAGCATTATGGCACCCAAACGCAACACAAAAAGTATTGTGTCATTTGACTGCGAAGGAATAAATCTTGGCCTCAAAGGTGTGTTGACACTGTGTCAAATTGCCACCATGAATGGTGAAGTGTACATACTAGATATTATGGCATGTCCCAACATGGTCATAGAAGGAAAAATAAAGGACTTACTTGAGAGTGAAAACGTTGTGAAGATCATACATGACTGTAGGAATGATTCAGTCAATTTACACAATCAATTTGAGA GTTTGAAGAATGTGTTCGACACTCAGGCTGCCCACGCTGTCTTACAATTGCAGCAACAAGGTGTGCCTGTTTACAAAGTCAAGAATCTTAGTCTTAATGCTTTGTGTGAACTGTATAATGCTCCCATGAACCCTATGAAAGAGCAATTGAAAAATGTGTACCGCAGGGACCAACGTTACTGGGCTAGGAGACCTCTGACAAAAGATATGATTATTTATTCAGCATCAGATGTCCTGTCCTTAGTTAATCCTGCAATATATGCATACATGTCTAGCAATATTCGGCCAGACAATCAACAGTTGTTTGAAGAACTTAGCAATGAACAAGTATTCATGCACATTCAACCAACAGAAGTCAAACTGCGCAAGAGGCAGAGAAAAATTAACACTGAAGTTGGTGAGTTGAAGCAGAAGCTAGCTGAAACCACAAAGAATATTGTACTGAGTAACAGGGAAATCAGACTTCTCAGATACATTGAACTCACAGAAGAGGAAAAAGAAA TGAAAGGTTGTCATAAAATATCTAAGAAGTTGGAGAAACTCGAAGCTATTGGGCATGACAAGGATTCTGATTCAGATGATGACGAGAGAGAAAATGAAATGGCAAGCTTAGAGTCCAACCCCTCTGATCCTATAATGTCACCACACTCCACACAGCCACCAAGCCTCACAGAATCCATGCAAATGATGGATGAAATATTGTCAGACACAAACATGGATAAGG GAAAGATAAATCGTCTCGAAGCAATACTGTCCGCCGTCGCGCCCCTCAGTGGCGAGCTAGAAGATAAATTCTCACAAACAATGGAACAAACACTGCCATTGCTCAAAAACAAGGACTGGTCCAATCTAAGCCAAATTTTGAACTTAGGAGGGGAACCGGATAGA AAAAGCTGTAGCTGCAGATGCCATAATACTACCTATGATGATGTTAAGTGCAATGATCTCAATGAAACCAAGAAGGCTGAGGTTGGCTCTCAGACCCTCAGCACCGGGACATC GATCACGCGGATACACTTCAGGGAGGAAGACAAGCTCAACGAGAGGATCCTGAATGCGTCGCCCCTAAGCAAACGGGTAGGAATTAACAACATGTCTTGA